A part of Corynebacterium afermentans subsp. lipophilum genomic DNA contains:
- the rpsI gene encoding 30S ribosomal protein S9, with product MTEPNNFENTSESLGTDVDAATAATEEFNYTIGDAIAPEAEATEETVEAAPLHEGPIQTVGRRKRAIARVTVVEGEGKITVNGREFEDYFPNKLHQQDILTPLTLLEREGQFDIKANISGGGPTGQSGALRLAIARALNVYNPAERTTLKKAGLLTRDARAVERKKAGLHKARRAPQYSKR from the coding sequence ATGACCGAGCCGAACAACTTCGAAAACACCTCTGAGTCCCTGGGCACCGACGTCGACGCCGCAACCGCTGCGACGGAGGAGTTCAACTACACCATCGGCGACGCCATCGCCCCCGAGGCTGAGGCAACCGAGGAGACCGTTGAGGCCGCTCCGCTGCACGAGGGTCCGATCCAGACCGTTGGCCGCCGTAAGCGCGCCATCGCTCGCGTGACCGTCGTCGAGGGCGAGGGCAAGATCACCGTCAATGGCCGCGAGTTCGAGGACTACTTCCCGAACAAGCTGCACCAGCAGGACATCCTCACCCCGCTGACCCTGCTCGAGCGCGAGGGCCAGTTCGACATCAAGGCCAACATCTCCGGTGGCGGCCCGACCGGCCAGTCCGGTGCTCTGCGCCTGGCTATCGCCCGCGCACTGAACGTCTACAACCCGGCTGAGCGCACCACCCTGAAGAAGGCTGGCCTGCTCACCCGTGACGCCCGTGCCGTGGAGCGCAAGAAGGCAGGTCTGCACAAGGCCCGTCGCGCACCGCAGTACTCCAAGCGTTAA
- a CDS encoding HNH endonuclease signature motif containing protein gives MNPFDAFIEAMSAVSMETLRHFDLPVALSAGMAPDKARAWDEMQNVYYGKTKFTRKQAHAVQKAHGFSLDELGLIERRINGVKDAGERWRLRLELLDVTGGYKAIERAARELIPRDDTAPTKKQVAFSQPKNGRARITIDTTDRNAADLEHRLRQDIDPAMPAAAQMEEAFWRIVEGKTGGVVAAAPRPIVMVPIDTHARILAGGGDVVLTLTDGTSMTGAEYLQQEFGEELEVAAFHPEEGAVNLYDTERFANQKQRDLACMVSPVCAFPGCRHGAYASEIHHVTAWKHGGLTNMDNLAPLCRYHNRINDDDPWRKSRGRITMIRGAPWWVSPRRYHIKNTDRGALDQLFGPPRT, from the coding sequence ATGAACCCGTTCGACGCATTCATCGAAGCGATGTCCGCAGTATCCATGGAGACACTGCGGCACTTCGACCTGCCGGTTGCGCTTTCGGCTGGCATGGCGCCGGATAAGGCCCGCGCCTGGGATGAGATGCAGAACGTCTACTACGGGAAAACAAAATTCACCCGCAAACAAGCCCACGCGGTGCAGAAAGCCCACGGGTTCTCCCTCGACGAACTCGGACTAATCGAACGGCGCATCAACGGAGTGAAAGATGCCGGCGAGCGGTGGCGGCTGCGACTGGAACTGTTGGATGTCACCGGCGGGTACAAAGCTATCGAACGCGCCGCCCGCGAGCTCATCCCCCGCGACGACACCGCCCCAACGAAGAAACAAGTCGCGTTCTCGCAGCCGAAGAACGGACGCGCACGCATCACCATCGACACCACCGACCGCAACGCCGCAGACCTCGAGCACCGCCTGCGCCAAGACATCGACCCGGCCATGCCTGCCGCGGCCCAGATGGAGGAGGCGTTTTGGCGCATCGTCGAAGGCAAGACCGGCGGGGTCGTCGCCGCAGCACCCAGGCCGATTGTGATGGTGCCCATCGACACACACGCGCGCATCCTCGCAGGAGGCGGCGACGTTGTATTGACGCTGACTGACGGCACCAGCATGACCGGGGCGGAGTACCTCCAGCAAGAGTTCGGCGAAGAGCTCGAGGTCGCAGCCTTCCACCCGGAGGAAGGGGCGGTCAACCTCTACGACACCGAGCGCTTCGCCAACCAGAAACAACGCGATCTTGCCTGCATGGTCTCACCCGTGTGCGCGTTCCCGGGTTGCCGCCACGGCGCCTACGCTTCCGAGATCCACCACGTGACAGCGTGGAAACACGGCGGGCTGACCAACATGGACAACCTGGCGCCGCTATGCAGGTATCACAACCGGATCAACGACGATGACCCCTGGCGCAAATCCCGCGGACGCATCACCATGATCCGCGGCGCGCCCTGGTGGGTCTCACCCCGCCGATACCACATCAAAAACACCGACCGCGGAGCACTCGACCAACTCTTCGGACCACCACGCACCTAG
- the glmM gene encoding phosphoglucosamine mutase, whose protein sequence is MTRLFGTDGVRGLANEALTASLALKLGAAAATVLTKDRGSEKRRPIALIGRDPRVSGEMLAAAMAAGMASKGVDVLRVGVIPTPGLAFLTDDYGADIGVMISASHNPMPDNGIKFFAAGGKKLPDDIEDEIERAMAVLEETGPTGTAIGRVIEEAPDAQERYLAHLKEAITEPLNGIKVVVDCANGAASEVAPKAYAAAGAEVTAIHNTPNAYNINDGSGSTHMDQIQAAVVEHGADLGLAHDGDADRCLAVDAQGNVVDGDQIMAILATGMKESNSLKDNTLVATVMSNLGLKLAMEREGISVRETKVGDRYVLEELGNGDFSLGGEQSGHIVVPAHATTGDGVLSGLMLMERMAETGKTLAELAEVMTVLPQTLINVPVSNKALILQDQSVKDAIAEAEAELGDAGRVLLRPSGTEELFRVMVEAAEEEQARKVAGRLAAVVAAV, encoded by the coding sequence ATGACTCGATTGTTCGGAACTGACGGTGTCCGCGGCCTGGCTAACGAGGCCCTCACCGCATCGCTTGCCCTCAAGCTCGGCGCCGCGGCTGCGACCGTGCTGACCAAGGACCGCGGCTCGGAGAAGCGCCGCCCGATCGCGCTGATCGGCCGGGACCCGCGTGTGTCCGGCGAGATGCTTGCTGCCGCGATGGCGGCCGGTATGGCGTCGAAAGGCGTGGACGTGCTGCGCGTCGGCGTCATCCCCACGCCGGGCCTGGCGTTTCTCACCGACGACTACGGCGCCGACATCGGTGTGATGATCTCCGCGTCCCACAACCCAATGCCGGACAACGGCATCAAGTTCTTCGCCGCCGGCGGCAAGAAGCTGCCGGACGACATCGAAGACGAGATCGAGCGCGCCATGGCCGTGCTGGAGGAAACGGGCCCGACCGGCACCGCCATCGGGCGCGTGATCGAGGAGGCGCCGGACGCCCAGGAGCGCTACCTTGCCCACCTCAAAGAGGCCATCACTGAGCCGCTGAACGGCATCAAGGTCGTGGTGGACTGCGCCAACGGCGCCGCCTCCGAGGTCGCCCCGAAGGCCTACGCGGCCGCTGGCGCCGAGGTCACCGCCATCCACAACACGCCGAACGCCTACAACATCAACGACGGCTCCGGCTCCACCCACATGGACCAGATCCAGGCGGCCGTGGTCGAACACGGCGCGGACCTGGGCCTGGCGCACGACGGCGACGCCGATCGCTGCCTGGCCGTGGACGCGCAGGGCAACGTCGTCGACGGCGACCAGATCATGGCCATCCTCGCCACCGGCATGAAGGAATCCAACAGCCTGAAGGACAACACGCTCGTCGCCACGGTGATGAGCAACCTGGGCCTGAAGCTGGCCATGGAGCGCGAGGGCATCTCGGTGCGCGAGACGAAGGTGGGCGACCGCTACGTGCTCGAGGAGCTGGGCAACGGCGATTTCTCCCTGGGCGGCGAGCAGTCCGGCCACATCGTGGTGCCGGCCCACGCCACCACTGGCGACGGCGTGCTGTCCGGCCTCATGCTCATGGAGCGCATGGCGGAGACCGGCAAGACGCTCGCCGAGCTGGCGGAGGTCATGACGGTGCTGCCGCAGACGCTGATCAACGTGCCGGTGTCCAACAAGGCGCTGATCCTGCAGGACCAGTCCGTCAAGGACGCCATCGCCGAGGCGGAGGCTGAGCTGGGCGATGCCGGCCGCGTGCTGCTGCGCCCGTCTGGCACGGAGGAGCTGTTCCGTGTCATGGTGGAGGCCGCTGAGGAGGAGCAGGCGCGCAAGGTTGCCGGTCGCCTCGCGGCGGTCGTTGCCGCGGTGTAG
- the rplM gene encoding 50S ribosomal protein L13: MSTYHPKSGDITRKWYVIDATDVVLGKLASTVADILRGKHKPQYAPNVDTGDHVIVINADKIHISSNKREREMRYRHSGYPGGLKSMTLGRALDERPDRVIEEAVKGMMPHNKLSRQSIKKLHVFVGAEHPYAGQQPETYEFKQVAQ, encoded by the coding sequence ATGTCTACTTACCACCCGAAGAGCGGTGACATCACCCGCAAGTGGTACGTCATCGACGCAACCGACGTGGTGCTGGGCAAGCTTGCTTCCACCGTCGCAGACATCCTGCGCGGTAAGCACAAGCCGCAGTACGCACCGAACGTCGACACCGGCGACCACGTCATCGTGATCAACGCCGACAAGATCCACATCTCCTCCAACAAGCGCGAGCGCGAGATGCGTTACCGCCACTCCGGCTACCCGGGTGGTCTGAAGTCCATGACCCTGGGCCGCGCGCTGGACGAGCGTCCGGATCGCGTGATCGAGGAAGCTGTCAAGGGCATGATGCCGCACAACAAGCTTTCCCGTCAGTCCATCAAGAAGCTGCACGTCTTCGTCGGTGCCGAGCACCCGTACGCTGGCCAGCAGCCGGAAACCTACGAGTTTAAGCAGGTGGCACAGTAA